The Cryptosporangium minutisporangium nucleotide sequence GCAGGAACGGGCCGAGCGGGCGGACGCCGAGCGAGTGCTCCGGGACGAGCAGGCCCGGGCGGCCGAGCGCACCCGGATCGCCCGGGAGATGCACGACGTCCTGGCGCACAAGGTGTCGCTGATCGCGCTGCACGCCGGTGCGCTGGAGCTGACCGCCGACGGCGGCGCGGCACGCGTCCGGGAGGGCGCCGGCGTGATCCGAACGACCGCGCGGGAGGCGCTGCACGAGTTGCGTACCGTGCTCGGTGTCCTGCAGGCCGACACGGAGCCGTTCACCGACCTGGAGTCGCTGGTGGCGGACGCGTCCCGGGCGGGGCAGCAGGTGACGCTGGACGACACCGCGGGAGTGCTACCGGCGCCGTCGGCGCGGGTGGTGCACCGGGTCGTCCAGGAAGGACTGACGAACGCGCGCAAGCACGCACCGGGTGCGGTGGTCACGGTGACCCTGCGGCGGGACGAGGAGGGAGTGCGGGTGACGGTCGCCAACGCGGGGGCGGACGGCGTCCCGCTGGACCTACCGGGCTCCGGCTCCGGTCTGGTCGGGCTGGGTGAGCGGTTGCGGCTGGTCGGCGGGGTGCTCGACGCCGGGCCGGTGAGCGGGGGATGGGAGCTGCGGGCGACCGTGCCGTGGCTCGATCCGCCCGCCGACGAGGCGCGCGGAGCCGCGGTGCGACCGGCGGAGGCCCGGTGACCTCCGTTCTTCTCGTCGACGACGAAGCCCTGGTCCGTGCCGGGTTGCGACTGATTCTCGAGACCGCTGACGATCTCACGGTCGTCGGCGACGCGGAGGACGGCCGGGCCGCGATCGAGGCGGTCGGCCGCCACCGCCCCGACGTCGTGCTGATGGACGTCCGGATGCCGCGGATGGACGGGGTGACCGCCACCGCGACGCTGCGCGCGCGTGCCGATCCGCCGTCGATCATCGTGCTGACC carries:
- a CDS encoding sensor histidine kinase, giving the protein METWQRWHGDPRIVDGLLVAGCLLLTAFAMKTPWSVLPLPVIAVAGVVASLAQWRRRRWPHVAAVAGAVGNALAGNPGPLLVGLYAAGAYAPRRHVAWLAVVGWAGAAGFSWVDAGRLTPSDAVYAAAIALVPIGVGVHVATRRALQVAWQERAERADAERVLRDEQARAAERTRIAREMHDVLAHKVSLIALHAGALELTADGGAARVREGAGVIRTTAREALHELRTVLGVLQADTEPFTDLESLVADASRAGQQVTLDDTAGVLPAPSARVVHRVVQEGLTNARKHAPGAVVTVTLRRDEEGVRVTVANAGADGVPLDLPGSGSGLVGLGERLRLVGGVLDAGPVSGGWELRATVPWLDPPADEARGAAVRPAEAR